From a single Georhizobium profundi genomic region:
- a CDS encoding M28 family metallopeptidase gives MRLDIVNIRRDTAALCEIGNRFVGSDGERQARDYIFARMRELDLQSVRKDMFEVATYRPLNAKCTLVGAAAPALDCVGLQFMGSDRVEAEAVLIGELSDTADLDAICRHLPPVRGRIAVIKTSYPYLFVDDLTERGALGIVMLGDAPDGYCRNLNAMMYPALVERPNGAHHRIAGVTLSEQSSTMLLAHIAAGGRLRLEHQAEYPIVETGNVIGELPGSDVGEVVVGAHYDTQLDGVGASDNALGIACLLEMMRQLGEHDLRRRVVAVAFADEEAGFRGSADYVQRYGARLAETVGMVNLDALAWAPAQRSLHADPSIMEFAAETAEAAGWLIENRADASLFPGSDHNPFIDAGVPAAFFWRNPPTHPYYHTRGDSLDRIDFQIAVDTASAAAAVVKRLANDPTLPFDRSQPTRRWIDLRP, from the coding sequence ATGCGACTGGACATCGTGAATATCCGCAGGGATACGGCTGCGCTTTGCGAAATTGGCAACCGTTTCGTCGGCAGCGATGGAGAACGGCAAGCGCGCGACTACATCTTTGCGCGGATGCGCGAACTCGACCTCCAATCCGTTCGCAAGGACATGTTCGAGGTCGCGACGTACCGGCCCCTCAACGCCAAATGCACGCTGGTGGGCGCTGCAGCCCCGGCACTTGATTGCGTGGGCCTCCAGTTCATGGGCAGCGATCGTGTCGAGGCCGAGGCAGTGCTCATCGGCGAGCTGTCCGACACGGCAGATCTCGATGCCATCTGTCGGCATTTGCCGCCGGTCCGAGGGCGTATTGCTGTGATCAAGACCAGCTATCCCTACCTCTTCGTCGATGATCTGACGGAGCGCGGCGCACTGGGCATCGTCATGCTCGGCGATGCTCCCGACGGATACTGCCGCAATCTCAACGCCATGATGTATCCGGCGCTCGTCGAGCGGCCGAACGGCGCACATCATCGCATTGCGGGCGTCACCCTTTCGGAACAGTCGTCCACGATGCTGCTGGCACATATCGCGGCAGGCGGCAGGCTTCGCCTGGAGCATCAGGCCGAATACCCGATCGTCGAAACCGGAAACGTCATAGGCGAGTTGCCGGGAAGCGATGTGGGCGAGGTGGTGGTGGGCGCCCATTACGACACCCAGCTCGACGGCGTGGGTGCATCGGACAATGCGCTCGGCATCGCGTGCCTGCTGGAGATGATGCGCCAACTCGGCGAGCACGATCTGAGACGACGCGTCGTCGCCGTGGCTTTCGCCGACGAAGAGGCGGGTTTTCGGGGATCGGCCGACTATGTTCAGCGCTACGGCGCGCGACTGGCCGAAACGGTCGGAATGGTCAATCTCGATGCACTGGCCTGGGCGCCTGCCCAGCGTTCCCTGCACGCCGATCCATCAATCATGGAATTTGCCGCAGAAACGGCTGAAGCCGCCGGCTGGCTGATCGAAAACCGTGCCGATGCTTCCCTGTTTCCCGGCTCGGACCACAATCCCTTTATCGACGCCGGCGTGCCCGCCGCATTCTTCTGGCGCAACCCGCCGACCCACCCCTACTACCACACGCGTGGCGACAGCCTCGATCGGATCGATTTTCAGATCGCCGTTGATACGGCAAGCGCAGCTGCTGCAGTCGTGAAACGGCTTGCGAATGACCCGACGCTGCCCTTCGACAGGTCGCAGCCGACGCGGCGATGGATCGATCTGCGTCCCTGA
- a CDS encoding amidohydrolase family protein, translating to MTTPLLIDTHVHLYRSSAAAAEDKESYVIWEYGEGGAPLYSQSLGSPEELARSMEASGVSRVVVLNLFIAEWEVSRFERSLPSDMAPTERKQLVADFRRKLPETLRDFNLWGCEVAKRYPAITPFVSVDLNVAGAAESTAMVRNLVENHGARGLKLHSAIHRHSMDDERLWPLFDLCREYGLPVLGHAGRDPANAGFAEPKAFAPVLEAFPELQLIVAHMGGGAWQQTAELAERYPNAWFDCAEIIEWTAASEAPSDFELAALIRQVGVHRVLLGSDYPWYDLDRTIERVNALPLLSDEERELILGRNALRLLDGSDA from the coding sequence ATGACCACACCGCTCCTCATCGACACGCATGTGCATCTCTATCGTTCGTCGGCAGCCGCTGCCGAGGATAAGGAGAGCTATGTCATCTGGGAATATGGCGAGGGCGGCGCGCCACTCTACTCGCAGTCACTCGGCTCTCCGGAAGAACTTGCACGTTCGATGGAGGCATCCGGCGTTTCCCGCGTCGTCGTCCTCAATCTGTTCATTGCCGAATGGGAAGTCAGCCGCTTCGAGAGAAGCTTGCCCTCAGACATGGCGCCGACTGAGCGAAAGCAACTGGTCGCCGATTTTCGCAGGAAGCTTCCCGAGACGCTGCGCGACTTCAATCTCTGGGGCTGCGAGGTCGCCAAACGCTATCCCGCGATCACGCCCTTCGTTTCCGTCGACCTGAACGTCGCGGGCGCCGCCGAAAGCACGGCCATGGTGCGCAACCTTGTCGAGAACCATGGCGCGCGCGGTCTCAAGCTGCACAGCGCGATCCACCGCCACAGCATGGACGATGAGCGGTTGTGGCCATTGTTCGATCTTTGCCGCGAATACGGTTTGCCGGTGCTCGGTCATGCCGGACGTGATCCCGCAAATGCCGGCTTTGCCGAGCCCAAGGCATTTGCGCCGGTGCTGGAGGCGTTCCCTGAGCTACAGCTCATCGTGGCCCATATGGGCGGTGGCGCTTGGCAGCAGACAGCAGAACTCGCGGAACGCTATCCGAACGCCTGGTTCGATTGCGCCGAGATCATCGAATGGACAGCAGCGTCCGAGGCACCATCCGATTTTGAGCTAGCGGCTCTCATCCGGCAGGTGGGCGTGCACAGGGTTTTGCTTGGATCCGACTATCCCTGGTACGATCTCGACAGGACGATCGAACGCGTGAACGCGCTTCCGCTCCTGTCCGATGAGGAGAGAGAGCTTATCCTCGGGCGCAATGCGCTGCGCCTTCTCGACGGGTCGGATGCATGA
- the rocF gene encoding arginase yields MKCKLIGVPVQDGASRLGCEMGPSALRTAGIGPTLRELGHDVSDIGDIRVEDAPDRRHPNDAVHDLGKVALWVERLAETAYAHSDGAMPIFLGGDHVLSAGTVAGLARRASEQGRPLFVLWLDAHTDFHTLETTDSGNLHGIPVAYFTNQPGFGTYLPALEAQVDPANVCMLGVRSVDPAERSTLADLPITVHDMRALDEQGVAPLLGSFLQKVAAANGRLHVSFDVDFLDPEFAPAVGTTVPGGATFREAHLVMEMLHDSGLVESLDLVELNPFLDERGRTASLLVDLVASLMGRRILDRPTRSFR; encoded by the coding sequence ATGAAGTGCAAGTTGATCGGCGTACCGGTGCAGGATGGCGCCTCTCGCCTTGGATGCGAGATGGGGCCAAGCGCGCTCAGAACTGCAGGGATCGGACCGACACTTCGCGAGCTCGGTCATGACGTGAGTGACATTGGCGACATCCGCGTCGAAGACGCTCCGGACCGCCGCCACCCCAATGATGCGGTCCACGACCTCGGCAAGGTCGCCTTATGGGTGGAGCGGCTGGCCGAGACCGCCTATGCCCACAGCGATGGCGCGATGCCGATCTTTCTCGGTGGCGACCACGTTCTGTCCGCTGGCACCGTTGCCGGCCTTGCGCGCCGGGCGAGCGAGCAGGGGCGCCCGCTCTTCGTGCTCTGGCTCGATGCCCATACGGATTTTCACACGCTGGAAACGACCGACAGCGGCAACCTCCACGGCATTCCCGTCGCCTATTTCACGAACCAGCCGGGCTTTGGGACGTACTTGCCGGCGCTTGAGGCTCAGGTCGATCCAGCCAATGTGTGCATGCTCGGTGTCCGCAGCGTCGATCCTGCCGAGCGTAGCACATTGGCCGACCTGCCGATCACCGTCCATGACATGCGGGCGCTCGACGAGCAGGGCGTCGCGCCTCTGCTCGGCTCGTTTCTCCAAAAGGTCGCCGCAGCGAATGGCCGGCTGCATGTCAGCTTCGACGTCGATTTCCTCGATCCGGAATTCGCGCCGGCCGTCGGTACGACGGTGCCCGGCGGCGCCACGTTTCGCGAGGCGCATCTCGTCATGGAGATGCTTCACGACAGCGGCCTGGTCGAAAGCCTCGACCTCGTCGAACTCAACCCGTTTCTCGACGAGCGCGGGCGCACCGCGAGCCTGCTCGTCGATCTCGTCGCCAGCCTGATGGGCCGCCGCATCCTCGACCGACCGACAAGGAGCTTTCGATGA
- a CDS encoding Lrp/AsnC family transcriptional regulator: MSDLDNRLITLLRHDARRSLSDLAVDLGVSRATVRNRIERLERARIILGYTVILQSDVVEVPVRGITMIEIEGHVTERVIRALGGFPEVSAIHTTNGRWDLIVELATSSLGEFDSVLRRIRLVPGITASETSLLLSTPRSARARL, encoded by the coding sequence ATAAGCGACCTCGACAACCGACTGATTACCCTGCTGCGGCACGACGCCCGACGAAGCCTCTCCGATCTCGCGGTCGACCTCGGCGTGTCGCGCGCCACGGTCCGCAACCGGATCGAGCGCCTCGAGCGCGCGCGGATCATTCTCGGCTACACCGTCATCCTGCAGTCCGACGTCGTCGAGGTGCCGGTTCGCGGCATCACGATGATCGAGATCGAAGGTCACGTGACTGAGCGGGTCATCCGCGCGCTAGGAGGCTTTCCCGAAGTATCGGCGATTCACACCACCAACGGGCGGTGGGACCTCATCGTCGAGCTGGCCACATCGAGCCTCGGGGAATTCGACTCCGTCTTGCGCCGCATCCGGCTTGTGCCCGGGATTACCGCGAGCGAAACAAGCCTGTTGTTGTCGACGCCACGCAGCGCCCGCGCGCGCCTTTAA
- a CDS encoding ABC transporter permease: MTPVPNTRLRRRQSRAVLGAIGTFSRAPLTAIGLVIIAVLIVSALFAPLIAPYDPIAINPAQRFLAPSLDHLLGTDQLGRDLFSRVLYGGRVALQIALSCVILSFLIGVPLGLLAGFGPQWLDNGLLFVFDAVRSFPVVILALVMITVTGPSLTTILIVVVVAKIPDYARVVRAQTQSLRNATFIRTAQAMGLPFWRILLVHLAPNVVGPVFILASMDIPVVITIEAGLSFLGLGVRPPTPSWGTILNDGFSFIQATPWPILAGCLPLVLITLGFTFVGEALRDALDPKTRRR, from the coding sequence ATGACACCGGTGCCGAACACGCGTCTGCGGCGGAGGCAGTCACGTGCCGTTCTCGGCGCCATTGGAACGTTTTCACGCGCACCGCTGACGGCCATCGGCCTCGTGATTATCGCCGTACTGATCGTTTCAGCGCTTTTTGCACCCCTAATCGCACCGTATGACCCGATAGCTATCAATCCCGCACAGCGGTTTCTCGCGCCGTCGCTCGACCATCTCCTCGGCACCGATCAACTGGGTCGGGATCTGTTTTCACGCGTGCTCTATGGCGGACGCGTGGCGCTGCAGATCGCACTGTCCTGCGTCATTCTTTCGTTCCTGATCGGCGTGCCGCTCGGGCTGCTCGCGGGGTTTGGGCCGCAGTGGCTGGACAATGGGCTTCTGTTCGTGTTCGACGCGGTTCGCTCGTTTCCAGTCGTCATTCTGGCCTTGGTGATGATTACGGTGACGGGCCCGAGTCTTACGACCATCCTGATCGTCGTCGTCGTCGCCAAAATCCCGGACTATGCCCGCGTGGTCCGGGCACAGACGCAGAGCCTGCGCAACGCCACCTTCATTCGAACTGCGCAGGCGATGGGCCTGCCATTCTGGCGCATCCTGCTCGTTCATCTGGCGCCCAATGTCGTTGGGCCGGTCTTCATCCTGGCTTCGATGGATATCCCCGTGGTGATCACGATCGAGGCAGGGCTCTCGTTCCTGGGTCTCGGAGTTCGCCCGCCGACACCGAGCTGGGGCACCATTTTGAACGATGGCTTCTCGTTCATCCAGGCAACGCCGTGGCCAATCCTCGCCGGATGCCTGCCGCTCGTGCTCATCACGCTCGGCTTCACCTTCGTCGGCGAGGCGCTGCGCGACGCGCTGGACCCCAAGACGAGGCGGCGGTGA
- a CDS encoding ABC transporter permease yields MLAYILRRTLLSVGIVIVIATALFCAVFLIPGDPVSVALGPRATPEMQAALVQRLGLDQPIHIQLLNFFGNMLTGDLGKDVWSNRDVLDIVLEDLPHTLALLAAGLAWPLALALPLGCLAAVRPGSFADITVSILSVGVIALPSFVVAIILLIVFAVQLKWLPAIGVGSPGDLGSYLRHLILPALAVGLGWLGYFSRIIRASMLEVLNEDHIRTLRAYGVSESRIIFGYALKIAVQPVVAMIGIGVGTLLSGAVFAEIIFSRPGIGKLIYASVLNRNYPVVMGATVVSTALLVTVALIVDLVNAWLDPRSRERL; encoded by the coding sequence ATGCTCGCCTACATTCTGCGGCGCACTCTTCTTTCGGTCGGTATCGTCATCGTCATCGCGACGGCATTGTTTTGCGCGGTGTTTCTGATCCCCGGCGATCCGGTCAGCGTCGCGCTTGGCCCGCGCGCCACGCCGGAGATGCAGGCGGCTCTCGTGCAACGCCTCGGCCTCGACCAGCCGATCCACATCCAGTTGCTCAATTTCTTCGGCAACATGCTTACCGGCGATCTGGGCAAGGACGTCTGGAGCAACCGCGACGTTCTCGACATCGTGTTGGAGGACCTGCCACACACGCTTGCGCTGCTTGCCGCCGGGTTGGCCTGGCCGCTGGCCTTGGCGCTGCCGCTTGGCTGCCTTGCGGCGGTGAGGCCCGGCTCGTTCGCCGATATCACGGTCAGCATCCTGTCCGTGGGCGTGATTGCGCTGCCGTCCTTCGTCGTCGCCATTATTCTGCTCATCGTTTTCGCGGTGCAGCTGAAATGGCTGCCGGCAATCGGTGTCGGCTCGCCCGGAGATTTGGGAAGCTATCTGCGCCATCTCATCCTGCCGGCGCTCGCCGTCGGGCTTGGATGGTTGGGCTATTTCTCGCGCATCATTCGGGCATCCATGCTCGAGGTTCTGAACGAGGATCACATCCGCACGCTGCGCGCCTACGGCGTTTCCGAAAGCCGCATCATCTTCGGCTATGCGCTGAAGATCGCCGTGCAGCCCGTGGTCGCGATGATCGGCATCGGCGTCGGAACGCTTCTGTCCGGGGCCGTCTTCGCGGAAATCATCTTTTCGCGGCCGGGCATCGGGAAGCTCATCTACGCATCCGTGCTCAACCGAAATTACCCCGTGGTCATGGGAGCGACCGTCGTCTCCACGGCTCTTCTCGTCACCGTCGCCTTGATCGTGGACCTGGTGAATGCGTGGCTCGACCCGCGCAGCCGAGAGCGTCTGTGA
- a CDS encoding LysR substrate-binding domain-containing protein has protein sequence MMRYLDPHLLQAFVATADIGTVVGAAAHLNRTQAAVSMQIRKLEDHVGTMLFERGPRGLKMTSNGHMLMSYAREILSLNDTFIAHLGGNQEKGRLRLGVVEDFVATRLIAILSQYRAENPAIQIDIIVQPNARLAAMFDSKMLDAVICDVSGIHRKPLGVWSERLYWAVRDDFTIHYDRPLPIVMFDDACPWRAAAIATLARAGVDWRIVSEASTLLATSAAVRAGLGAAPMMNGTVPRGCRIIQPIPDSLCPVEITIGLFANAHPTLEARAFIDIVTSGSEPRAIMDLRAMSDDETAGLLLG, from the coding sequence ATGATGCGTTACCTGGATCCCCATCTGCTTCAAGCTTTCGTGGCAACGGCCGACATCGGCACGGTGGTCGGTGCCGCTGCTCATCTCAACCGCACCCAGGCTGCCGTCAGCATGCAGATCCGCAAGCTTGAGGACCATGTTGGCACGATGCTGTTCGAGCGGGGACCACGCGGCCTGAAAATGACGTCCAACGGCCACATGCTCATGTCCTATGCGCGCGAGATCCTGTCTTTGAACGACACCTTCATCGCGCATCTTGGCGGCAACCAGGAAAAGGGACGGCTTCGTCTGGGTGTGGTGGAGGATTTCGTCGCGACCCGTCTCATCGCTATCCTGTCGCAGTATCGCGCCGAAAATCCGGCGATCCAGATCGACATCATCGTCCAGCCAAATGCCCGCCTCGCCGCCATGTTCGACAGCAAGATGCTCGACGCGGTGATCTGCGATGTCAGCGGCATCCACCGGAAGCCGCTCGGCGTCTGGTCCGAGCGCCTTTACTGGGCGGTGCGCGACGACTTCACCATTCACTACGATCGACCGTTGCCAATCGTCATGTTCGACGATGCCTGTCCATGGCGTGCGGCTGCGATCGCGACGCTTGCACGGGCAGGTGTTGATTGGCGCATTGTGTCCGAGGCATCGACCCTCTTGGCGACGTCGGCTGCCGTGCGGGCCGGCCTCGGTGCTGCGCCGATGATGAACGGCACCGTTCCGCGCGGGTGTCGGATCATCCAGCCGATTCCTGACTCCCTGTGCCCCGTTGAAATCACCATCGGGCTTTTTGCCAATGCCCATCCCACGCTCGAAGCGCGGGCCTTCATCGACATCGTCACATCCGGATCGGAGCCGCGCGCGATCATGGATCTGCGGGCGATGTCCGACGACGAAACAGCCGGCCTGCTGCTCGGCTAG
- a CDS encoding ABC transporter ATP-binding protein: MRDALLQLRDFSVSFPATRGEVHALRNISLDVRRGEVFGIVGESGSGKSTLLTAIMGLLGPGARSSGSIRFDGRELQTMTKRDYRTLRGARISMVFQNPMTTLSPVVRIDQQMVDILHRDKGSRADKLARAAVMLSKVGIPDPLARLQSYPHQMSGGMLQRISIGMALMSRPDLLIADEPTTALDATLEVQILQLLRDLREEIGCSILYVSHHLGTVAQMCDRVAVMYAGSVVEQGSVQRVLGAPGHPYSRRLLDCDPSRVYQPGTFLPTIPGVVPDLSQHWAGCAFQPRCDMAVSACIREHPALRGSQGHAVACHVTAEGERRGQLA; the protein is encoded by the coding sequence ATGCGCGACGCCCTGCTTCAGTTGCGCGATTTTTCAGTCTCGTTTCCGGCGACGCGCGGCGAGGTGCACGCATTGCGCAACATCTCGCTCGATGTGAGGCGAGGTGAAGTTTTCGGGATCGTCGGCGAGAGCGGAAGCGGAAAGTCTACGCTGCTGACAGCGATCATGGGCCTGCTCGGGCCCGGTGCTCGCTCGTCCGGGTCCATTCGTTTCGACGGTCGCGAGCTGCAGACCATGACGAAGCGCGACTACCGCACGCTGCGCGGGGCGCGGATCTCCATGGTGTTTCAAAACCCCATGACGACGCTGAGCCCCGTGGTGAGGATCGACCAGCAGATGGTGGACATTCTGCACCGGGACAAGGGCAGCCGGGCCGACAAACTAGCTAGGGCGGCTGTGATGCTGTCCAAGGTGGGGATCCCCGATCCACTGGCAAGGTTGCAATCCTATCCCCACCAGATGTCCGGCGGAATGCTTCAGCGCATATCGATCGGGATGGCTCTCATGTCGCGTCCCGACCTGCTGATTGCCGACGAGCCGACGACCGCTCTGGACGCGACGCTGGAGGTGCAGATCCTTCAGTTGCTTCGGGATCTGCGCGAGGAGATCGGCTGCTCGATCCTCTATGTGTCGCATCATCTGGGCACGGTCGCGCAGATGTGCGATCGAGTCGCGGTCATGTATGCCGGCTCGGTGGTGGAGCAGGGGAGCGTCCAACGGGTGCTCGGTGCGCCGGGCCATCCCTATTCGCGCCGCCTGCTCGACTGCGATCCAAGTCGCGTCTACCAGCCCGGCACATTCTTGCCGACCATCCCTGGCGTGGTGCCTGATCTTTCTCAGCATTGGGCCGGATGCGCGTTCCAACCACGATGCGACATGGCGGTGAGTGCGTGCATCCGCGAACATCCCGCCCTGCGCGGCTCGCAAGGACATGCAGTCGCCTGTCATGTCACAGCTGAAGGCGAGCGCCGTGGCCAGCTTGCTTGA
- a CDS encoding ornithine cyclodeaminase family protein, translating into MLETQRSSAAQSHIAILDAEMVAAHVDPAGIKAAVARGFAALARGLAVQPLQTLVPLPDANGDFIIYSAADYDCGLIGVKVSPYLVKRGQTHGDPVTAYTLLISLENGEPVALCDSLALTAHRTAATTSLAVDHLIGSRTRILAVIGAGPLARLHLRYELLSRKWEEIRVFSPGLAAEPARIRAWSDVDAMGRLKVCASVRDALADADAVMLCTSSGVPVIALDWLSPDVVVTSISTNASLAHEIAPQALSGFQVFCDLRSTAPHQAGEMILAARDHAWRSETIVADLSELLSGKRQGVREGRRFFRSTGLGIADVAAAAFVQRQMSSALPEES; encoded by the coding sequence GTGCTGGAAACGCAAAGATCGAGCGCCGCTCAAAGCCACATTGCCATTCTCGATGCGGAGATGGTGGCAGCGCATGTCGATCCGGCCGGGATCAAGGCGGCGGTCGCCCGCGGGTTTGCGGCATTGGCGCGTGGGCTCGCCGTTCAACCGCTGCAAACACTGGTGCCTTTGCCCGATGCGAACGGCGACTTCATCATCTACAGCGCAGCGGATTATGACTGCGGGCTGATCGGGGTGAAGGTTTCGCCTTATCTGGTCAAACGCGGGCAGACCCACGGCGACCCCGTCACGGCTTACACTCTGTTGATCTCGCTCGAAAACGGCGAGCCCGTCGCGCTGTGCGATTCCCTGGCACTCACGGCTCATCGAACGGCGGCCACCACATCGCTCGCCGTCGATCACCTGATCGGATCGCGTACGCGCATTCTCGCGGTCATCGGCGCCGGGCCCTTGGCTCGCCTGCATCTCAGATACGAGCTTCTATCCAGAAAATGGGAGGAGATCAGGGTGTTCTCGCCGGGACTTGCGGCAGAGCCGGCAAGGATTCGAGCGTGGAGCGATGTTGACGCGATGGGTCGGCTGAAGGTCTGCGCGAGCGTGCGCGACGCCCTTGCCGATGCGGATGCCGTCATGCTGTGCACCTCGTCCGGCGTGCCGGTGATCGCGCTGGACTGGTTGTCTCCGGACGTCGTCGTCACGTCGATCAGCACGAATGCAAGCCTTGCCCATGAGATCGCTCCGCAAGCGCTTTCGGGGTTTCAGGTCTTCTGCGATCTGCGTTCGACCGCGCCTCACCAGGCGGGGGAAATGATCCTCGCCGCACGCGATCACGCCTGGCGCAGCGAGACGATCGTCGCCGATCTGAGCGAACTTCTTTCCGGTAAGCGGCAGGGAGTACGGGAGGGACGGCGCTTCTTCCGCTCGACCGGTCTCGGCATTGCCGATGTCGCCGCTGCGGCATTCGTCCAACGGCAGATGAGTTCGGCATTGCCCGAAGAAAGCTGA
- a CDS encoding ABC transporter ATP-binding protein: MASLLEVINLRVSYRARDPQAGILSQRRELAALDDVSLSVAAGETYALIGESGSGKSSLVNAVAGLVPVKGGRILVNGEDVTQLPPGKGARRRIAILSQDAAGSLSPRLTVGTSMAEALRHAGVSSADFPAETSRLLGLVGLPLHLPASYPHQLSGGQARRVAVARALALRPDLIVADEPTAGLDVSVQGEIINLLMRLQRELGLAMLVISHNLHVVRLMASRVGVIYLGRLVEEGPSAQVFAEPAHPYTAGLCAANLSSDPNEPWPSMPIRGDVPSLFDRPKGCVLHPRCPRATEHCRIQAPERRVLSAARMVECHWPLAEVDKPVAVGGSA; the protein is encoded by the coding sequence GTGGCCAGCTTGCTTGAAGTCATCAACCTTCGTGTCTCCTATCGAGCTCGCGATCCGCAGGCCGGCATCCTGTCGCAACGGCGGGAGCTAGCCGCGCTCGATGACGTCAGTCTCTCGGTGGCGGCGGGGGAGACCTATGCGCTGATCGGTGAAAGTGGCTCCGGCAAGAGCAGTCTCGTCAACGCCGTTGCGGGCCTCGTTCCGGTCAAAGGCGGACGCATTCTCGTCAACGGCGAGGATGTGACGCAGCTGCCGCCTGGAAAGGGAGCGCGGCGCCGGATTGCCATCCTGTCCCAGGACGCTGCTGGCTCACTGAGCCCGCGGTTGACGGTCGGTACCAGCATGGCCGAAGCTTTGCGTCACGCGGGCGTGTCGAGCGCAGATTTCCCCGCTGAAACAAGCCGCCTGCTTGGCTTGGTCGGTCTGCCCCTGCATCTGCCGGCATCCTATCCGCATCAATTGTCCGGCGGCCAGGCACGACGGGTTGCCGTGGCGCGTGCGCTCGCGCTGCGGCCCGATCTGATCGTGGCAGATGAGCCGACCGCCGGTCTCGACGTGTCCGTACAGGGCGAGATCATCAATCTGTTGATGCGCCTGCAGCGCGAACTCGGCCTGGCGATGCTCGTGATCTCGCACAATCTGCACGTCGTTCGTCTCATGGCATCGCGGGTTGGCGTCATCTATCTCGGTCGCCTCGTGGAGGAGGGACCGTCGGCGCAGGTTTTTGCCGAGCCTGCCCATCCCTACACTGCGGGTCTTTGCGCGGCCAATCTGTCGAGCGATCCGAACGAGCCGTGGCCCTCCATGCCCATCAGGGGCGATGTGCCGAGCCTGTTCGACAGACCGAAGGGCTGCGTCCTTCATCCGCGCTGCCCCCGCGCGACCGAGCATTGCCGTATACAGGCGCCGGAACGACGAGTGCTGAGTGCAGCGCGCATGGTGGAATGCCATTGGCCACTAGCGGAAGTCGACAAGCCGGTCGCCGTCGGAGGAAGCGCGTGA
- a CDS encoding ornithine cyclodeaminase: MIPKLNIVPFVSVDHMMSLVLAKGVERFTVELAGYIEEDFRRWDMFDKTPRVASHSAEGVIELMPTSDGTHYGFKYVNGHPKNTREGRQTVTAFGVLSDVGNGYPVLLSEMTILTALRTAAMSALAARYLAPKGSRAMAIIGNGAQCEFQALAFKALLGIESVRLFDIDPEATKKAMTNLAGSGLTLEPCTSAEAAVQGVDIITTVTADKQNATILTDNMIGSGVHINAVGGDCPGKTELHRDILLRAGIFVEFEPQTRIEGEIQQLPAEHSVQELWKVIRGEAPGRADSHQITLFDSVGFAVEDFSALRYVRDSLTDTAFSTDLDLLADPDEPRDLFGMLLRHQKVAAAAP; this comes from the coding sequence ATGATCCCCAAACTCAATATCGTTCCGTTCGTCAGCGTCGATCACATGATGTCGCTCGTGTTGGCGAAGGGCGTCGAGCGCTTCACGGTGGAGTTGGCGGGCTATATCGAAGAGGATTTCCGCCGCTGGGACATGTTCGACAAGACGCCGCGCGTGGCGTCGCATTCGGCCGAGGGTGTGATAGAACTGATGCCGACCTCGGATGGCACCCATTACGGCTTCAAATACGTCAATGGTCATCCCAAGAACACGCGGGAAGGGCGCCAGACAGTCACGGCCTTCGGTGTTCTGTCGGATGTGGGCAATGGCTATCCGGTTCTGCTGAGCGAAATGACGATCCTGACTGCACTTCGAACGGCTGCGATGTCAGCCCTTGCGGCGCGCTACCTGGCGCCGAAGGGATCGCGTGCCATGGCGATCATCGGCAACGGGGCCCAGTGCGAGTTCCAGGCGCTCGCCTTCAAGGCGCTGCTCGGCATCGAGAGCGTGCGCCTGTTCGACATCGATCCGGAGGCCACGAAGAAGGCCATGACGAACCTGGCCGGCTCCGGCTTGACGCTTGAACCCTGCACGTCGGCAGAAGCAGCCGTGCAGGGTGTCGACATCATCACCACCGTCACCGCCGACAAGCAAAACGCCACGATCCTGACCGACAACATGATCGGCTCCGGCGTGCATATCAACGCGGTCGGCGGCGACTGCCCGGGCAAGACAGAACTTCATCGGGATATTCTGTTGCGCGCGGGCATCTTCGTCGAATTCGAGCCCCAGACGCGTATCGAAGGTGAAATTCAGCAATTGCCGGCCGAACATTCGGTTCAGGAACTCTGGAAGGTCATCCGTGGCGAGGCGCCGGGGCGGGCGGACAGCCATCAGATCACGCTGTTCGACAGCGTGGGCTTTGCCGTCGAGGATTTCTCGGCACTGCGCTACGTGAGGGACTCCCTCACTGACACGGCCTTCAGCACGGACCTCGACCTACTGGCCGATCCGGACGAACCACGCGACCTTTTCGGAATGCTGCTGCGACATCAAAAAGTTGCGGCTGCGGCTCCCTGA